A single genomic interval of Eurosta solidaginis isolate ZX-2024a chromosome 3, ASM4086904v1, whole genome shotgun sequence harbors:
- the LOC137244365 gene encoding uncharacterized protein → MCLLNDADLADIFPKTEIGLRIKFRERLSHWRQNERYYCNRREGKNPTGKLYDKATNVRRKLNKKREHILLDDTDLSSRKDSAPCTSDQNAVADKLWLAHNMEPWSEVVKKWNATIEIRQQDIFNRKVNIFTDWPLLKNSLGYTLIEIDFIAKYKDSANNLINEWPDFRRLIIPYMRDKIKDNASNNMLLMIDENVDSDSTDCIITLLMHSILKPPLISTGNTPNSKRFKWKPSICDAQNVTVLHCEYINDYQRRYDELKGKAMEKCTTLQPLILVIGEELKSLESYYIVSDGVLYKVPTFVRALDILFKLFHVFNLKYPIEAKFLYDFMEKYFFKFDCSVNSNLLLLINYLENAKKMSN, encoded by the exons cgCTATTATTGCAACCGCCGGGAGGGCAAAAATCCTACAGGAAAGTTGTACGATAAGGCAACAAACGTTCGTAGAAAACTTAACAAGAAACGAGAACATATATTATTGGATGATACAGATCTTTCATCAAGAAAGGATTCGGCCCCCTGTACCAGtg ATCAGAATGCAGTTGCGGACAAATTGTGGCTTGCACACAATATGGAGCCCTGGAGTGAAGTTGTTAAGAAGTGGAATGCAACGATCGAAATAAGGCAACAGGATATTTTCAAtagaaaagtaaatatttttactGATTGGCCGCTGCTTAAAAACTCACTTGGATATACATTG attgaaatcgATTTTATAGCAAAGTACAAAGACAGCGCAAATAATTTGATCAATGAATGGCCGGATTTTAGACGACTTATTATTCCCTATATGAGAGACAAAATTAAGGATAATGCATCAAACAACATGCTACTCATGATTGATGAAAATGTTGATTCGG atTCAACCGACTGTATAATAACTTTACTTATGCATTCTATACTAAAACCACCACTAATTTCAACTGGTAATACTCCCAATAGTAAGAGATTTAAATGGAAACCATCTATATGTGACGCCCAAAACGTCACAGTGCTGCACTGTGAATATATAAATGACTACCAAAGACGGTATGACGAATTAAAAGGCAAAGCTATGGAAAAATGTACTACACTGCAACCACTTATATTGGTTATAGGCGAAGAATTGAAAAGCTTAGAAagttattatattgtttctgatGGTGTACTGTATAAAGTTCCAACATTTGTTAGAGCGCttgatattttatttaaattatttcatgTATTCAACCTTAAATACCCAATAGAAGCTAAATTTTTGTACGACTTCAtggaaaaatacttttttaaattcgACTGCTCAGTTAACTCTAATTTACTGTTGTTAATTAATTAtttggaaaatgcaaaaaaaatgtcTAACTAA